One Arcobacter lacus genomic region harbors:
- a CDS encoding Tn3 family transposase, which translates to MSLIQILNYSQKKEFETPPLLEYEIRQEIFSVSPIIKQQIESIEIDSNKVRFIAMYGYFKVTQTFYNPNLFHLDDLNYICKRYHINFDPNHIFSKNTMALYKKIIRYQLGYKPVDSTLKDLLLKTAINLITQIPSPKALFYTLIELAIEHRYEVPSYTLLSKIITDAMNKQRGDIFGKLKLFSHNEELQALQRVLEVDETLPGRYILSKFKKLSHSLKPSKIKEEVKLFETIKNYHNSILDITQKIGLEENTAKHYAQWVEKSDMHQILRKEKHKQQFDLICFMVHHTKVRNDQLCDILLQSVQSAKLSAMREHQNTYFLERASRSKASLEITSLLKDNFIPKLYSIQNTLKLKISSDKKLELISKEIETMLAAKEEKKTFLDSHEELEDHIGYHAILEKRSRKLQNRVAQIVKVLEFDENESDKSLLKAITHFKNTNGVATAQLPIEFLNDIEKNGLLQNNVDEPFRISLYKVFLFIAIADGIKSGALNLKYSYRYRAFNAYLLDAKLYEANKEEYLKHYNIEFLQDSNKLMQDQQADLGNAYKTTNENIINGINIYFHSRPDGSFVVHTPKVEKLEDEDTIGPYLPKEKFIPLIDVLRHIDQLVSFNKKFLHHSKNLHHRLPKHNALYAAIIGYGCNISIPKMGKISKGITVHDIDHIKTWYLSADMLQEANDMVLLFTQNLEVPKLFHANSQINHTASDGQKFNLSVDSLNSGYSFKYFGLGRGVSRYSFVDEAHRITYTTVINANEREAAYVIDGLMHNDVIKSDIHSTDTFGYSEIIFGLTHLLGLMFAPRIKNFKEQQLYAFEAKKTYRDKGYIVLPVKQINIQIIEEQWDQILRLVITIKERRVSASQLLKRLTSYSRKHKLYQALREFGRIIKTRFLLNYIDDVVFRQQIEKQLNKIENVNRFSKAIFFGNSGEYFYANKEEQDIASNSLTLIQNSIICWNYLYFSNLLVKEKDLEQQQKLTKALKNGSIVHWQHINFYGEYDFTDKPIEDEFDMDAIKALSLPITDSEN; encoded by the coding sequence ATGTCACTTATTCAGATACTCAACTATTCTCAAAAGAAAGAATTCGAAACTCCACCACTACTTGAGTATGAAATTCGTCAAGAGATTTTTTCAGTATCACCAATAATCAAACAACAAATCGAATCGATTGAGATTGATTCAAATAAAGTACGATTTATTGCTATGTATGGATATTTCAAAGTGACTCAAACATTTTATAATCCAAATTTATTTCATCTTGATGATCTCAATTACATTTGTAAAAGATACCACATAAATTTTGATCCAAATCACATATTCTCAAAAAACACAATGGCACTTTATAAAAAGATAATTCGATATCAACTTGGATATAAACCTGTTGATAGTACCCTTAAAGATTTACTTTTAAAAACAGCAATCAATCTTATTACACAAATACCATCACCAAAAGCACTTTTTTATACATTGATAGAATTAGCAATTGAACATCGCTATGAAGTACCATCATATACACTTTTGTCAAAAATTATTACAGATGCAATGAATAAACAAAGGGGAGATATCTTTGGTAAACTCAAATTATTTTCCCATAATGAGGAATTGCAAGCTTTACAAAGAGTGTTGGAAGTTGATGAAACACTTCCAGGAAGATACATACTTTCAAAATTTAAAAAATTATCTCACTCTTTGAAACCTTCAAAAATAAAAGAGGAGGTAAAACTATTTGAAACTATCAAAAACTATCATAACTCCATCTTAGATATTACACAAAAAATTGGACTTGAAGAGAATACTGCTAAACATTATGCTCAATGGGTTGAAAAAAGTGATATGCATCAAATATTACGAAAAGAGAAACATAAACAACAATTTGATCTCATCTGTTTTATGGTCCATCACACAAAGGTGCGAAATGACCAATTGTGTGATATTTTACTTCAATCAGTTCAAAGTGCAAAACTTTCAGCAATGCGTGAACACCAAAATACATATTTCTTAGAAAGAGCATCTCGATCCAAAGCATCATTAGAGATCACTAGTTTACTCAAAGATAATTTTATCCCCAAACTCTATTCAATTCAAAACACATTAAAATTAAAAATTTCATCAGATAAAAAACTAGAACTTATTAGCAAAGAGATTGAAACAATGCTTGCAGCTAAAGAGGAGAAAAAAACTTTTTTAGATTCACACGAAGAGCTAGAAGATCATATCGGTTACCATGCGATCCTAGAGAAACGCTCAAGAAAACTTCAAAATAGAGTTGCTCAAATTGTAAAAGTATTAGAGTTTGATGAAAATGAATCAGATAAATCACTTTTAAAAGCAATCACTCATTTTAAAAATACAAATGGAGTAGCAACAGCCCAATTACCAATTGAATTTTTAAATGATATAGAGAAAAATGGATTACTTCAAAATAATGTAGATGAGCCATTTCGAATATCTCTTTACAAAGTATTTTTATTTATAGCCATTGCTGATGGGATAAAATCTGGAGCACTTAACCTCAAATATTCATACAGATATCGTGCTTTTAATGCTTATTTACTCGATGCAAAACTATATGAAGCCAACAAAGAAGAGTATCTGAAACACTATAATATAGAGTTTTTACAAGATTCTAATAAATTAATGCAAGATCAACAAGCGGACCTCGGAAATGCTTATAAAACTACCAACGAGAATATTATAAATGGAATCAACATATATTTCCATAGTCGTCCAGATGGCTCATTTGTGGTTCACACACCAAAAGTTGAAAAGCTTGAGGATGAAGATACTATTGGTCCATATTTACCAAAAGAGAAGTTTATACCACTTATTGATGTGCTTCGTCATATAGATCAATTAGTATCATTTAATAAAAAATTCTTGCATCATAGTAAGAATCTTCATCATCGTTTACCAAAACACAATGCTTTATATGCTGCAATTATTGGGTATGGCTGCAATATCAGTATTCCAAAAATGGGAAAAATCTCTAAAGGGATAACTGTTCATGATATTGATCATATTAAAACTTGGTATCTCTCTGCTGATATGTTGCAAGAAGCTAATGATATGGTTTTACTCTTTACTCAAAATTTAGAGGTTCCAAAATTATTTCATGCTAATAGCCAAATAAATCATACTGCAAGCGATGGACAAAAATTCAATCTTAGTGTTGATTCACTCAATTCTGGGTATTCATTTAAATACTTTGGACTTGGAAGAGGAGTAAGTAGATATAGTTTTGTAGATGAAGCTCATAGAATTACATATACAACAGTAATCAATGCAAATGAAAGGGAAGCAGCTTATGTTATAGATGGATTGATGCACAATGATGTTATAAAAAGTGATATCCATTCTACTGATACATTTGGATATAGCGAGATAATTTTTGGATTAACTCATCTATTGGGACTAATGTTTGCACCAAGAATAAAAAATTTTAAAGAGCAACAACTCTATGCATTTGAAGCAAAAAAGACTTATCGTGATAAAGGGTATATCGTTTTACCAGTAAAACAGATCAATATACAAATTATTGAAGAACAATGGGATCAAATTTTACGGCTCGTCATAACAATCAAAGAGCGACGGGTAAGTGCATCGCAACTTTTAAAAAGACTCACATCATACTCTCGTAAACATAAATTGTATCAAGCATTAAGAGAATTTGGGCGAATTATCAAAACAAGATTTCTACTTAATTATATTGATGATGTAGTGTTTCGACAACAAATCGAAAAACAACTCAATAAAATAGAAAATGTCAATAGATTTTCAAAAGCGATCTTCTTTGGTAATAGTGGAGAATATTTTTATGCTAATAAAGAGGAGCAAGATATTGCAAGCAATTCGCTGACTCTAATTCAAAACTCTATTATTTGCTGGAACTATCTTTACTTTTCAAATCTCTTAGTAAAAGAGAAAGATTTAGAGCAACAACAAAAACTCACTAAAGCTCTTAAAAATGGTTCAATAGTACATTGGCAACATATCAATTTTTATGGAGAATATGATTTTACAGATAAACCAATAGAGGATGAATTTGATATGGATGCTATAAAAGCATTATCCTTGCCAATAACAGATTCAGAAAACTAA